The following proteins are encoded in a genomic region of Sparus aurata chromosome 23, fSpaAur1.1, whole genome shotgun sequence:
- the cog1 gene encoding conserved oligomeric Golgi complex subunit 1 isoform X1, with the protein MAEDHALPLRVSEIKDPAVLFERYNTEQIRQIERKVRGEIEQKKEELRQMVGERYRDLIDAADTIGEMRQCSESVVQSIQDMHQYCHRLKQGRACVGSSRQESQRQWQEKFYTTASQIKLLLEIPERIWSAMEASHYLQATQLYLLCCHLHSLLQLEAAKGGHYSPVLARFPILVRQVATTGHFRSTILLDSRSLLRGRAVSDQAIAEALVSTMLLEDSSPRQALADFLLARKASIHQLLNQPQHGAGIKAQVCSLVELLVTTLFQAYAVFYLPPEGGPRPGEGALGCGLLFSILENVTSTSPAAKGRRVLQEETSTGSWFKFLPPSITEFQPTLRTLAQPIQREQLRDTLKQWIDTCKEDICRGVGSLLVYVKSLKGLAAIRDAVWDLLSTDSISQHWSTVCQRLLEHPLAVWDDFLQQLFLQRLQAITKEETEAISTSSVQLLTSAVRDLEGQTIDTYSGTHLGSSRGAQYEVDVASFLWSESPGDLPGDAGWVSVSQRGQQHQRSSLAMKTQALTPCVQNFCSSMDAKLKARLDDLQHYLPSQDTGKGSDTVSVTVSSSGPTESSSASSFNRFTDSPAVEEALREGCLACVRHILSSIRSELAAASPDPSPACLSSVLFMARLCQSMGELCPNLKHCILGKQSGSEAPVKGTPRQGKKLGKARAATEVSPAQAKWAGLREELLKCSMEAYRIWSSALSKVLLDKFGTVLHAESAGDILTTATNWEDLEIQEEAESGSSVTSKIRLPVQPSWFVQALLFQLCVEVNRVGGHALPRPTLQELLQACLSQALQHYHSVTQQARNREGAFPMTQNRALQLLFDLRYLNTTLGSRHEEGKSSRSQQDPRFHEVCDWLESFIDPFDLDVFTPPLNSNLNRLSQRTSVLLGLLTGSEKQFMSRSSTMNSQEPYNILPLASSQIRFGLLPLSMSNVRKPKSASRSSDAAHQLQAPPSSTVDSGDSFRPGSLFRQLADQDEDTATPSLFKLSWLSGMAK; encoded by the exons ATGGCTGAGGATCATGCTCTGCCTCTGCGGGTCTCGGAGATCAAGGACCCCGCGGTGCTCTTCGAGCGCTACAACACGGAGCAGATCCGCCAGATCGAACGCAAAGTCCGCGGAGAGATCGAGCAGAAGAAGGAGGAGCTGAGGCAGATGGTGGGGGAGCGCTACCGAGACCTGATAGACGCCGCCGACACCATCGGAGAGATGAGACAGTGCTCGGAGAGCGTCGTCCAGTCCATCCAGGACATGCACCAGTACTGCCACCGGCTGAAACAAGGCAGAGCCTGTgtgggcagcagcagacaggag AGCCAGAGGCAGTGGCAGGAGAAGTTCTACACCACGGCCTCCCAGATCAAGCTCCTCTTGGAGATCCCAGAGCGCATCTGGAGCGCCATGGAGGCGTCCCACTACCTCCAGGCCACTCAGCTGTACCTGCTGTGCTGCCACCTGCacagtctgctgcagctggaggctgCTAAAGGGGGCCACTACAGCCCCGTCCTGGCCCGCTTCCCTATCCTTGTCCGGCAGGTAGCCACAACCGGACACTTCAG GTCCACTATTCTCCTGGACAGCAGGTCTCTCCTGCGGGGCCGAGCGGTGTCGGACCAGGCCATTGCTGAGGCCCTGGTGTCCACCATGCTGCTGGAGGACAGCTCGCCACGGCAGGCCCTTGCCGACTTCTTGCTGGCTCGGAAAGCCTCTATCCATCAGCTCCTTAATCAACCACAGCATG GTGCGGGGATCAAGGCTCAGGTGTGCAgcctggtggagctgctggtcaCCACTCTGTTCCAGGCCTATGCTGTCTTCTACCTGCCCCCAGAGGGAGGCCCCAGGCCGGGAGAGGGAGCGCTGGGCTGTGGCCTGCTGTTCTCTATCCTGGAGAAtgtcacctccacctcccctgcAG cCAAAGGCAGGAGGGTATTGCAGGAAGAGACGAGTACAGGCAGCTGGTTCAAGTTCCTGCCGCCCTCCATCACTGAGTTCCAGCCCACCCTGCGCACCCTGGCTCAGCCAATCCAGAGAGAGCAACTTCGGGACACCTTGAAGCAGTGGATTGATAC CTGTAAGGAGGACATTTGCCGTGGTGTTGGCAGCCTCCTGGTCTATGTGAAGAGCCTGAAAGGGTTGGCGGCCATTAGAGACGCTGTGTGGGACCTCCTGTCCACTGACTCCATCAGTCAGCACTGGAGCACTGTGTGCCAGCGGCTACTGGAGCACCCCCTGGCTGTCTGGGATGActtcctccagcagctcttccTTCAGCGCCTGCAG GCCATCAccaaagaagaaactgaagCCATCTCGACGAGCTCTGTCCAGCTCCTCACATCAGCTGTGAGGGATCTTGAGGGCCAGACCATCGATACTTATTCAGGCACCCACCTTGGCTCCAGTCGCGGAGCCCAGTACGAGGTAGATGTGGCCTCCTTCCTGTGGTCGGAGTCTCCGGGGGACCTGCCGGGTGATGCGGGGTGGGTCAGCGTGTCCCAGAGGGGGCAGCAGCACCAGAGGAGTAGCCTGGCCATGAAGACCCAGGCCCTGACTCCCTGCGTTCAAAACTTCTGCTCCTCCATGGATGCTAAGCTAAAGGCTAGGTTGGATGACCTCCAGCACTACCTTCCCTCCCAGGACACGGGTAAAG GGTCTGACACTGTCTCAGTCACAGTCAGCTCCTCTGGTCCCACCGAGAGCTCGTCAGCATCCTCCTTTAACCGCTTCACAGACTCTCCGGCAGTGGAGGAGGCTCTACGTGAAGGCTGCCTGGCCTGTGTCCGCcacatcctgtcctccatccGTTCTGAACTGGCCGCAGCCTCACCAGACCCCAGCCCCGCCTGCCTCAGTTCAGTCCTTTTCATGGCAAGGCTGTGCCAGTCCATGGGTGAACTCTGCCCCAACCTAAAGCATTGCATCCTGGGAAAACAGAGTGGGTCAGAGGCCCCAGTGAAGGGAACCCCCAGACAGGGCAAGAAGCTGGGAAAAGCCAGGGCCGCCACAGAGGTCAGCCCCGCCCAGGCCAAGTGGGCGGGGCTGAGAGAAGAGCTTCTCAAATGCAGCATGGAGGCCTACCGCATCTGGAGCTCCGCCCTCTCCAAG GTGCTGCTGGATAAGTTTGGCACAGTGCTGCATGCTGAGTCTGCTGGTGACATCCTAACAACAGCAACCAACTGGGAGGATCTTGAGATCCAAGAGGAGGCAGAGTCTGGGAGCAGCGTCACATCTAAGATCCGTCTCCCAGTCCAG CCTTCTTGGTTTGTACAGGCGCTTCTCTTCCagctgtgtgtggaggtgaacAGGGTGGGGGGCCACGCTCTGCCCCGGCCCAccctgcaggagctgctgcaggcctGTCTGTCTCAGGCCCTGCAACACTACCACAGTGTCACACAGCAGGCCCGCAAcagg GAGGGTGCGTTCCCCATGACTCAGAACAGAGCCTTGCAGCTGCTTTTTGATCTTCGTTACCTCAACACCACACTGGGCAGCAGACATGAGGAGGGCAAGAGCTCCCGGTCCCAGCAAGACCCCAG ATTCCACGAggtctgtgattggctggagaGCTTCATTGACCCGTTTGACCTGGACGTATTCACTCCTCCACTGAACTCCAACCTCAACCGTCTTTCCCAGAGGACCTCG GTGCTGCTCGGGCTGCTAACGGGCTCCGAGAAGCAGTTTATGTCACGGAGCAGCACAATGAACTCCCAGGAGCCTTACAACATCCTGCCACTGGCCAGCAGCCAGATCAG GTTCGGGCTGCTGCCTCTCAGCATGTCGAATGTGCGTAAACCCAAGTCGGCCTCCAGGAGCTCTGATGCTGCGCACCAGCTG CAGGCACCTCCATCCTCCACAGTAGACAGTGGGGACAGCTTCCGGCCGGGCAGCCTGTTCAGACAGCTCGCTGATCAGGACGAAGACACAGCCACTCCTTCTCTATTCAAACTCAGCTGGCTCTCTGGCATGGCCAAATAA
- the cog1 gene encoding conserved oligomeric Golgi complex subunit 1 isoform X2, which yields MAEDHALPLRVSEIKDPAVLFERYNTEQIRQIERKVRGEIEQKKEELRQMVGERYRDLIDAADTIGEMRQCSESVVQSIQDMHQYCHRLKQGRACVGSSRQESQRQWQEKFYTTASQIKLLLEIPERIWSAMEASHYLQATQLYLLCCHLHSLLQLEAAKGGHYSPVLARFPILVRQVATTGHFRSTILLDSRSLLRGRAVSDQAIAEALVSTMLLEDSSPRQALADFLLARKASIHQLLNQPQHGAGIKAQVCSLVELLVTTLFQAYAVFYLPPEGGPRPGEGALGCGLLFSILENVTSTSPAAKGRRVLQEETSTGSWFKFLPPSITEFQPTLRTLAQPIQREQLRDTLKQWIDTCKEDICRGVGSLLVYVKSLKGLAAIRDAVWDLLSTDSISQHWSTVCQRLLEHPLAVWDDFLQQLFLQRLQAITKEETEAISTSSVQLLTSAVRDLEGQTIDTYSGTHLGSSRGAQYEVDVASFLWSESPGDLPGDAGWVSVSQRGQQHQRSSLAMKTQALTPCVQNFCSSMDAKLKARLDDLQHYLPSQDTGKGSDTVSVTVSSSGPTESSSASSFNRFTDSPAVEEALREGCLACVRHILSSIRSELAAASPDPSPACLSSVLFMARLCQSMGELCPNLKHCILGKQSGSEAPVKGTPRQGKKLGKARAATEVSPAQAKWAGLREELLKCSMEAYRIWSSALSKVLLDKFGTVLHAESAGDILTTATNWEDLEIQEEAESGSSVTSKIRLPVQPSWFVQALLFQLCVEVNRVGGHALPRPTLQELLQACLSQALQHYHSVTQQARNREGAFPMTQNRALQLLFDLRYLNTTLGSRHEEGKSSRSQQDPRFHEVCDWLESFIDPFDLDVFTPPLNSNLNRLSQRTSVLLGLLTGSEKQFMSRSSTMNSQEPYNILPLASSQIRFGLLPLSMSNVRKPKSASRSSDAAHQLAPPSSTVDSGDSFRPGSLFRQLADQDEDTATPSLFKLSWLSGMAK from the exons ATGGCTGAGGATCATGCTCTGCCTCTGCGGGTCTCGGAGATCAAGGACCCCGCGGTGCTCTTCGAGCGCTACAACACGGAGCAGATCCGCCAGATCGAACGCAAAGTCCGCGGAGAGATCGAGCAGAAGAAGGAGGAGCTGAGGCAGATGGTGGGGGAGCGCTACCGAGACCTGATAGACGCCGCCGACACCATCGGAGAGATGAGACAGTGCTCGGAGAGCGTCGTCCAGTCCATCCAGGACATGCACCAGTACTGCCACCGGCTGAAACAAGGCAGAGCCTGTgtgggcagcagcagacaggag AGCCAGAGGCAGTGGCAGGAGAAGTTCTACACCACGGCCTCCCAGATCAAGCTCCTCTTGGAGATCCCAGAGCGCATCTGGAGCGCCATGGAGGCGTCCCACTACCTCCAGGCCACTCAGCTGTACCTGCTGTGCTGCCACCTGCacagtctgctgcagctggaggctgCTAAAGGGGGCCACTACAGCCCCGTCCTGGCCCGCTTCCCTATCCTTGTCCGGCAGGTAGCCACAACCGGACACTTCAG GTCCACTATTCTCCTGGACAGCAGGTCTCTCCTGCGGGGCCGAGCGGTGTCGGACCAGGCCATTGCTGAGGCCCTGGTGTCCACCATGCTGCTGGAGGACAGCTCGCCACGGCAGGCCCTTGCCGACTTCTTGCTGGCTCGGAAAGCCTCTATCCATCAGCTCCTTAATCAACCACAGCATG GTGCGGGGATCAAGGCTCAGGTGTGCAgcctggtggagctgctggtcaCCACTCTGTTCCAGGCCTATGCTGTCTTCTACCTGCCCCCAGAGGGAGGCCCCAGGCCGGGAGAGGGAGCGCTGGGCTGTGGCCTGCTGTTCTCTATCCTGGAGAAtgtcacctccacctcccctgcAG cCAAAGGCAGGAGGGTATTGCAGGAAGAGACGAGTACAGGCAGCTGGTTCAAGTTCCTGCCGCCCTCCATCACTGAGTTCCAGCCCACCCTGCGCACCCTGGCTCAGCCAATCCAGAGAGAGCAACTTCGGGACACCTTGAAGCAGTGGATTGATAC CTGTAAGGAGGACATTTGCCGTGGTGTTGGCAGCCTCCTGGTCTATGTGAAGAGCCTGAAAGGGTTGGCGGCCATTAGAGACGCTGTGTGGGACCTCCTGTCCACTGACTCCATCAGTCAGCACTGGAGCACTGTGTGCCAGCGGCTACTGGAGCACCCCCTGGCTGTCTGGGATGActtcctccagcagctcttccTTCAGCGCCTGCAG GCCATCAccaaagaagaaactgaagCCATCTCGACGAGCTCTGTCCAGCTCCTCACATCAGCTGTGAGGGATCTTGAGGGCCAGACCATCGATACTTATTCAGGCACCCACCTTGGCTCCAGTCGCGGAGCCCAGTACGAGGTAGATGTGGCCTCCTTCCTGTGGTCGGAGTCTCCGGGGGACCTGCCGGGTGATGCGGGGTGGGTCAGCGTGTCCCAGAGGGGGCAGCAGCACCAGAGGAGTAGCCTGGCCATGAAGACCCAGGCCCTGACTCCCTGCGTTCAAAACTTCTGCTCCTCCATGGATGCTAAGCTAAAGGCTAGGTTGGATGACCTCCAGCACTACCTTCCCTCCCAGGACACGGGTAAAG GGTCTGACACTGTCTCAGTCACAGTCAGCTCCTCTGGTCCCACCGAGAGCTCGTCAGCATCCTCCTTTAACCGCTTCACAGACTCTCCGGCAGTGGAGGAGGCTCTACGTGAAGGCTGCCTGGCCTGTGTCCGCcacatcctgtcctccatccGTTCTGAACTGGCCGCAGCCTCACCAGACCCCAGCCCCGCCTGCCTCAGTTCAGTCCTTTTCATGGCAAGGCTGTGCCAGTCCATGGGTGAACTCTGCCCCAACCTAAAGCATTGCATCCTGGGAAAACAGAGTGGGTCAGAGGCCCCAGTGAAGGGAACCCCCAGACAGGGCAAGAAGCTGGGAAAAGCCAGGGCCGCCACAGAGGTCAGCCCCGCCCAGGCCAAGTGGGCGGGGCTGAGAGAAGAGCTTCTCAAATGCAGCATGGAGGCCTACCGCATCTGGAGCTCCGCCCTCTCCAAG GTGCTGCTGGATAAGTTTGGCACAGTGCTGCATGCTGAGTCTGCTGGTGACATCCTAACAACAGCAACCAACTGGGAGGATCTTGAGATCCAAGAGGAGGCAGAGTCTGGGAGCAGCGTCACATCTAAGATCCGTCTCCCAGTCCAG CCTTCTTGGTTTGTACAGGCGCTTCTCTTCCagctgtgtgtggaggtgaacAGGGTGGGGGGCCACGCTCTGCCCCGGCCCAccctgcaggagctgctgcaggcctGTCTGTCTCAGGCCCTGCAACACTACCACAGTGTCACACAGCAGGCCCGCAAcagg GAGGGTGCGTTCCCCATGACTCAGAACAGAGCCTTGCAGCTGCTTTTTGATCTTCGTTACCTCAACACCACACTGGGCAGCAGACATGAGGAGGGCAAGAGCTCCCGGTCCCAGCAAGACCCCAG ATTCCACGAggtctgtgattggctggagaGCTTCATTGACCCGTTTGACCTGGACGTATTCACTCCTCCACTGAACTCCAACCTCAACCGTCTTTCCCAGAGGACCTCG GTGCTGCTCGGGCTGCTAACGGGCTCCGAGAAGCAGTTTATGTCACGGAGCAGCACAATGAACTCCCAGGAGCCTTACAACATCCTGCCACTGGCCAGCAGCCAGATCAG GTTCGGGCTGCTGCCTCTCAGCATGTCGAATGTGCGTAAACCCAAGTCGGCCTCCAGGAGCTCTGATGCTGCGCACCAGCTG GCACCTCCATCCTCCACAGTAGACAGTGGGGACAGCTTCCGGCCGGGCAGCCTGTTCAGACAGCTCGCTGATCAGGACGAAGACACAGCCACTCCTTCTCTATTCAAACTCAGCTGGCTCTCTGGCATGGCCAAATAA
- the cog1 gene encoding conserved oligomeric Golgi complex subunit 1 isoform X3: MAEDHALPLRVSEIKDPAVLFERYNTEQIRQIERKVRGEIEQKKEELRQMVGERYRDLIDAADTIGEMRQCSESVVQSIQDMHQYCHRLKQGRACVGSSRQESQRQWQEKFYTTASQIKLLLEIPERIWSAMEASHYLQATQLYLLCCHLHSLLQLEAAKGGHYSPVLARFPILVRQVATTGHFRSTILLDSRSLLRGRAVSDQAIAEALVSTMLLEDSSPRQALADFLLARKASIHQLLNQPQHGAGIKAQVCSLVELLVTTLFQAYAVFYLPPEGGPRPGEGALGCGLLFSILENVTSTSPAAKGRRVLQEETSTGSWFKFLPPSITEFQPTLRTLAQPIQREQLRDTLKQWIDTCKEDICRGVGSLLVYVKSLKGLAAIRDAVWDLLSTDSISQHWSTVCQRLLEHPLAVWDDFLQQLFLQRLQAITKEETEAISTSSVQLLTSAVRDLEGQTIDTYSGTHLGSSRGAQYEVDVASFLWSESPGDLPGDAGWVSVSQRGQQHQRSSLAMKTQALTPCVQNFCSSMDAKLKARLDDLQHYLPSQDTGKGSDTVSVTVSSSGPTESSSASSFNRFTDSPAVEEALREGCLACVRHILSSIRSELAAASPDPSPACLSSVLFMARLCQSMGELCPNLKHCILGKQSGSEAPVKGTPRQGKKLGKARAATEVSPAQAKWAGLREELLKCSMEAYRIWSSALSKVLLDKFGTVLHAESAGDILTTATNWEDLEIQEEAESGSSVTSKIRLPVQPSWFVQALLFQLCVEVNRVGGHALPRPTLQELLQACLSQALQHYHSVTQQARNREGAFPMTQNRALQLLFDLRYLNTTLGSRHEEGKSSRSQQDPRFHEVCDWLESFIDPFDLDVFTPPLNSNLNRLSQRTSVLLGLLTGSEKQFMSRSSTMNSQEPYNILPLASSQIRFGLLPLSMSNVRKPKSASRSSDAAHQLRF; this comes from the exons ATGGCTGAGGATCATGCTCTGCCTCTGCGGGTCTCGGAGATCAAGGACCCCGCGGTGCTCTTCGAGCGCTACAACACGGAGCAGATCCGCCAGATCGAACGCAAAGTCCGCGGAGAGATCGAGCAGAAGAAGGAGGAGCTGAGGCAGATGGTGGGGGAGCGCTACCGAGACCTGATAGACGCCGCCGACACCATCGGAGAGATGAGACAGTGCTCGGAGAGCGTCGTCCAGTCCATCCAGGACATGCACCAGTACTGCCACCGGCTGAAACAAGGCAGAGCCTGTgtgggcagcagcagacaggag AGCCAGAGGCAGTGGCAGGAGAAGTTCTACACCACGGCCTCCCAGATCAAGCTCCTCTTGGAGATCCCAGAGCGCATCTGGAGCGCCATGGAGGCGTCCCACTACCTCCAGGCCACTCAGCTGTACCTGCTGTGCTGCCACCTGCacagtctgctgcagctggaggctgCTAAAGGGGGCCACTACAGCCCCGTCCTGGCCCGCTTCCCTATCCTTGTCCGGCAGGTAGCCACAACCGGACACTTCAG GTCCACTATTCTCCTGGACAGCAGGTCTCTCCTGCGGGGCCGAGCGGTGTCGGACCAGGCCATTGCTGAGGCCCTGGTGTCCACCATGCTGCTGGAGGACAGCTCGCCACGGCAGGCCCTTGCCGACTTCTTGCTGGCTCGGAAAGCCTCTATCCATCAGCTCCTTAATCAACCACAGCATG GTGCGGGGATCAAGGCTCAGGTGTGCAgcctggtggagctgctggtcaCCACTCTGTTCCAGGCCTATGCTGTCTTCTACCTGCCCCCAGAGGGAGGCCCCAGGCCGGGAGAGGGAGCGCTGGGCTGTGGCCTGCTGTTCTCTATCCTGGAGAAtgtcacctccacctcccctgcAG cCAAAGGCAGGAGGGTATTGCAGGAAGAGACGAGTACAGGCAGCTGGTTCAAGTTCCTGCCGCCCTCCATCACTGAGTTCCAGCCCACCCTGCGCACCCTGGCTCAGCCAATCCAGAGAGAGCAACTTCGGGACACCTTGAAGCAGTGGATTGATAC CTGTAAGGAGGACATTTGCCGTGGTGTTGGCAGCCTCCTGGTCTATGTGAAGAGCCTGAAAGGGTTGGCGGCCATTAGAGACGCTGTGTGGGACCTCCTGTCCACTGACTCCATCAGTCAGCACTGGAGCACTGTGTGCCAGCGGCTACTGGAGCACCCCCTGGCTGTCTGGGATGActtcctccagcagctcttccTTCAGCGCCTGCAG GCCATCAccaaagaagaaactgaagCCATCTCGACGAGCTCTGTCCAGCTCCTCACATCAGCTGTGAGGGATCTTGAGGGCCAGACCATCGATACTTATTCAGGCACCCACCTTGGCTCCAGTCGCGGAGCCCAGTACGAGGTAGATGTGGCCTCCTTCCTGTGGTCGGAGTCTCCGGGGGACCTGCCGGGTGATGCGGGGTGGGTCAGCGTGTCCCAGAGGGGGCAGCAGCACCAGAGGAGTAGCCTGGCCATGAAGACCCAGGCCCTGACTCCCTGCGTTCAAAACTTCTGCTCCTCCATGGATGCTAAGCTAAAGGCTAGGTTGGATGACCTCCAGCACTACCTTCCCTCCCAGGACACGGGTAAAG GGTCTGACACTGTCTCAGTCACAGTCAGCTCCTCTGGTCCCACCGAGAGCTCGTCAGCATCCTCCTTTAACCGCTTCACAGACTCTCCGGCAGTGGAGGAGGCTCTACGTGAAGGCTGCCTGGCCTGTGTCCGCcacatcctgtcctccatccGTTCTGAACTGGCCGCAGCCTCACCAGACCCCAGCCCCGCCTGCCTCAGTTCAGTCCTTTTCATGGCAAGGCTGTGCCAGTCCATGGGTGAACTCTGCCCCAACCTAAAGCATTGCATCCTGGGAAAACAGAGTGGGTCAGAGGCCCCAGTGAAGGGAACCCCCAGACAGGGCAAGAAGCTGGGAAAAGCCAGGGCCGCCACAGAGGTCAGCCCCGCCCAGGCCAAGTGGGCGGGGCTGAGAGAAGAGCTTCTCAAATGCAGCATGGAGGCCTACCGCATCTGGAGCTCCGCCCTCTCCAAG GTGCTGCTGGATAAGTTTGGCACAGTGCTGCATGCTGAGTCTGCTGGTGACATCCTAACAACAGCAACCAACTGGGAGGATCTTGAGATCCAAGAGGAGGCAGAGTCTGGGAGCAGCGTCACATCTAAGATCCGTCTCCCAGTCCAG CCTTCTTGGTTTGTACAGGCGCTTCTCTTCCagctgtgtgtggaggtgaacAGGGTGGGGGGCCACGCTCTGCCCCGGCCCAccctgcaggagctgctgcaggcctGTCTGTCTCAGGCCCTGCAACACTACCACAGTGTCACACAGCAGGCCCGCAAcagg GAGGGTGCGTTCCCCATGACTCAGAACAGAGCCTTGCAGCTGCTTTTTGATCTTCGTTACCTCAACACCACACTGGGCAGCAGACATGAGGAGGGCAAGAGCTCCCGGTCCCAGCAAGACCCCAG ATTCCACGAggtctgtgattggctggagaGCTTCATTGACCCGTTTGACCTGGACGTATTCACTCCTCCACTGAACTCCAACCTCAACCGTCTTTCCCAGAGGACCTCG GTGCTGCTCGGGCTGCTAACGGGCTCCGAGAAGCAGTTTATGTCACGGAGCAGCACAATGAACTCCCAGGAGCCTTACAACATCCTGCCACTGGCCAGCAGCCAGATCAG GTTCGGGCTGCTGCCTCTCAGCATGTCGAATGTGCGTAAACCCAAGTCGGCCTCCAGGAGCTCTGATGCTGCGCACCAGCTG CGTTTTTGA
- the smim22 gene encoding small integral membrane protein 22 isoform X1 translates to MSSEAGGVQSVRHRQQQVRQVHLRTRKERTQTTSDPSTDHRPNSGTLRKRSSEYQNQPASHPVSSKSAVCVKADRAMGQRDLEQEFEDQFNDVVSRLQSKQLFQSDWDIASFAVFFIFIGMVLLLAILVLIRCCCCCCCDDEKPRRRKVGIDNMALEP, encoded by the exons ATGAGCAGCGAGGCCGGTGGAGTCCAGTCAGTGCGTCACCGTCAGCAGCAGGTGCGTCAGGTACACCTTCGTACCCGGAAGGAAAGGACACAAACGACAAGCGATCCGAGCACAG ACCACAGGCCTAATTCAGGAACACTCAGGAAAAGATCATCTGA ATATCAGAATCAGCCTGCCAGCCATCCAGTGAGCTCTaaatctgcagtgtgtgtgaaggcagACAGAGCGATGGGGCAGAGGGACCTGGAGCAGGAGTTTGAGGATCAGTTCAACGATGTGGTTTCCAGACTGCAGTCTAAGCAGCTCTTCCAGTCTGACTGGGACATCGCCTCTTTTGcagtcttcttcatcttcatcg gTATGGTTCTGCTGCTCGCCATCCTGGTCCTCATccgctgttgctgctgctgctgctgcgatgATGagaag CCTCGGAGACGGAAGGTGGGCATAGACAACATGGCTCTGGAGCCCTGA
- the smim22 gene encoding small integral membrane protein 22 isoform X2: MVSNDSAWLPVNAGGSALINPYQNQPASHPVSSKSAVCVKADRAMGQRDLEQEFEDQFNDVVSRLQSKQLFQSDWDIASFAVFFIFIGMVLLLAILVLIRCCCCCCCDDEKPRRRKVGIDNMALEP, encoded by the exons ATGGTGTCTAATGATTCCGCCTGGTTGCCAGTCAACGCAGGAGGAAGTGCACTGATTAATCCG TATCAGAATCAGCCTGCCAGCCATCCAGTGAGCTCTaaatctgcagtgtgtgtgaaggcagACAGAGCGATGGGGCAGAGGGACCTGGAGCAGGAGTTTGAGGATCAGTTCAACGATGTGGTTTCCAGACTGCAGTCTAAGCAGCTCTTCCAGTCTGACTGGGACATCGCCTCTTTTGcagtcttcttcatcttcatcg gTATGGTTCTGCTGCTCGCCATCCTGGTCCTCATccgctgttgctgctgctgctgctgcgatgATGagaag CCTCGGAGACGGAAGGTGGGCATAGACAACATGGCTCTGGAGCCCTGA
- the smim22 gene encoding small integral membrane protein 22 isoform X3: MVSNDSAWLPVNAGGSALINPNQPASHPVSSKSAVCVKADRAMGQRDLEQEFEDQFNDVVSRLQSKQLFQSDWDIASFAVFFIFIGMVLLLAILVLIRCCCCCCCDDEKPRRRKVGIDNMALEP, translated from the exons ATGGTGTCTAATGATTCCGCCTGGTTGCCAGTCAACGCAGGAGGAAGTGCACTGATTAATCCG AATCAGCCTGCCAGCCATCCAGTGAGCTCTaaatctgcagtgtgtgtgaaggcagACAGAGCGATGGGGCAGAGGGACCTGGAGCAGGAGTTTGAGGATCAGTTCAACGATGTGGTTTCCAGACTGCAGTCTAAGCAGCTCTTCCAGTCTGACTGGGACATCGCCTCTTTTGcagtcttcttcatcttcatcg gTATGGTTCTGCTGCTCGCCATCCTGGTCCTCATccgctgttgctgctgctgctgctgcgatgATGagaag CCTCGGAGACGGAAGGTGGGCATAGACAACATGGCTCTGGAGCCCTGA
- the smim22 gene encoding small integral membrane protein 22 isoform X4, whose product MVSNDSAWLPVNAGGSALINPPASHPVSSKSAVCVKADRAMGQRDLEQEFEDQFNDVVSRLQSKQLFQSDWDIASFAVFFIFIGMVLLLAILVLIRCCCCCCCDDEKPRRRKVGIDNMALEP is encoded by the exons ATGGTGTCTAATGATTCCGCCTGGTTGCCAGTCAACGCAGGAGGAAGTGCACTGATTAATCCG CCTGCCAGCCATCCAGTGAGCTCTaaatctgcagtgtgtgtgaaggcagACAGAGCGATGGGGCAGAGGGACCTGGAGCAGGAGTTTGAGGATCAGTTCAACGATGTGGTTTCCAGACTGCAGTCTAAGCAGCTCTTCCAGTCTGACTGGGACATCGCCTCTTTTGcagtcttcttcatcttcatcg gTATGGTTCTGCTGCTCGCCATCCTGGTCCTCATccgctgttgctgctgctgctgctgcgatgATGagaag CCTCGGAGACGGAAGGTGGGCATAGACAACATGGCTCTGGAGCCCTGA
- the smim22 gene encoding small integral membrane protein 22 isoform X5 — MGQRDLEQEFEDQFNDVVSRLQSKQLFQSDWDIASFAVFFIFIGMVLLLAILVLIRCCCCCCCDDEKPRRRKVGIDNMALEP, encoded by the exons ATGGGGCAGAGGGACCTGGAGCAGGAGTTTGAGGATCAGTTCAACGATGTGGTTTCCAGACTGCAGTCTAAGCAGCTCTTCCAGTCTGACTGGGACATCGCCTCTTTTGcagtcttcttcatcttcatcg gTATGGTTCTGCTGCTCGCCATCCTGGTCCTCATccgctgttgctgctgctgctgctgcgatgATGagaag CCTCGGAGACGGAAGGTGGGCATAGACAACATGGCTCTGGAGCCCTGA